From one Caldithrix abyssi DSM 13497 genomic stretch:
- a CDS encoding phosphate-starvation-inducible PsiE family protein — protein MIEHKRDFITKSYVAFEYFIYLIVSILLVITIGLLVYNSVLVIGKTVETSNFIRGVLKLIDRVLLIIMVVEILYTVKVSIQSHKLSPAPFFIIGLIASIRRILIISVEGAYLPEKFNHHMIEMGVLGVIIIIFVFSLILFKKYEM, from the coding sequence ATGATTGAGCACAAACGCGACTTTATTACCAAAAGCTATGTTGCCTTTGAATATTTTATCTATTTAATCGTTTCGATTTTACTGGTTATCACCATCGGCTTGCTGGTTTATAATTCCGTACTGGTCATTGGCAAAACGGTAGAAACTTCAAACTTCATCCGTGGCGTTCTTAAATTGATCGATCGTGTCCTGCTAATTATTATGGTTGTGGAAATTTTATATACCGTAAAGGTTTCGATCCAATCTCATAAGCTCAGTCCGGCCCCTTTCTTTATCATCGGCCTGATCGCGTCCATCCGACGTATCTTAATCATAAGCGTTGAAGGCGCCTACCTGCCGGAGAAATTCAACCACCACATGATTGAAATGGGCGTGCTGGGCGTAATCATTATTATTTTCGTTTTCAGCCTGATTCTATTTAAAAAATATGAAATGTAA
- the tig gene encoding trigger factor encodes MVKTEIKKISSSKRELTITLPKEKVDEIRDEQALRLRKEIQVPGFRKGKAPLGMVKRRYQSLIEAYALENAVEQSLGMAAEKENIDILGTPEAKEVNFDDEGNLVMQIEIETFPEIELKKYKGIELTRDKYVVTDKLVEDNINQLLKERAEISPAEGPVAEGNLVKVDMQELDESGVPVVGRKYSDVEFKVGEGRFDKDIELQLVGVKKGETKRVEKVYPEDFPQKEFAGKKELYDITVKEIFDEKIPELNDEFVQELGDETLSTVEDLKKRIRENLELQYKKESENRLEDELIQTLLAENDFDVPAAMVNNYLDSLVRSARQQYPQASEEDLRNAYQANAETMVKWYYLLQKIGEAENIEITDEDVRKMLEEKIDNEEEIKKIMGLPHQVARLKEDLFFEKVRNFLLENAKITENEIVLD; translated from the coding sequence ATGGTTAAAACGGAAATAAAAAAAATATCCAGTTCCAAACGGGAATTGACCATAACTTTACCAAAAGAAAAAGTAGATGAAATTCGGGACGAACAGGCGTTACGTTTGCGTAAAGAAATTCAGGTGCCTGGTTTTCGTAAAGGTAAGGCCCCTCTGGGTATGGTGAAGCGGCGTTATCAAAGCTTAATTGAAGCTTACGCTCTGGAGAATGCCGTTGAACAAAGCCTGGGCATGGCTGCTGAAAAGGAGAACATTGATATTCTGGGCACGCCGGAAGCCAAGGAAGTTAACTTTGACGACGAAGGCAACCTGGTGATGCAGATCGAGATTGAAACGTTTCCGGAAATCGAGCTGAAAAAGTATAAAGGTATTGAATTAACGCGCGATAAATACGTAGTAACCGACAAGCTGGTTGAAGACAATATTAATCAGCTGTTAAAAGAGCGCGCCGAAATTTCGCCTGCGGAAGGGCCGGTTGCCGAAGGTAATCTGGTAAAAGTAGATATGCAGGAGCTGGATGAGAGCGGCGTGCCGGTGGTTGGCCGCAAGTACAGCGATGTGGAGTTTAAAGTTGGCGAAGGACGGTTTGATAAGGACATCGAACTCCAGTTGGTCGGCGTAAAGAAAGGCGAAACCAAACGCGTGGAAAAGGTCTATCCGGAAGATTTCCCGCAGAAGGAATTTGCCGGCAAAAAGGAGTTGTACGATATTACGGTTAAAGAGATTTTTGATGAAAAGATTCCTGAGTTAAACGACGAGTTTGTGCAGGAATTAGGCGACGAGACATTGAGCACCGTTGAGGACTTAAAAAAACGCATCCGTGAAAATCTTGAGCTGCAGTACAAAAAGGAATCGGAAAATCGCCTGGAAGATGAATTAATTCAGACCTTATTAGCAGAAAACGATTTCGATGTGCCGGCGGCCATGGTCAATAATTATCTGGACAGTTTGGTGCGTTCTGCCAGGCAGCAGTATCCGCAAGCCAGCGAAGAAGATTTACGTAACGCCTACCAGGCCAATGCAGAAACCATGGTTAAGTGGTATTATCTTCTGCAAAAAATAGGTGAAGCAGAAAATATCGAAATAACCGACGAAGATGTACGCAAGATGCTTGAAGAAAAGATCGACAATGAAGAAGAGATCAAAAAAATTATGGGATTACCGCATCAGGTGGCGCGTCTTAAAGAAGACCTGTTTTTCGAAAAAGTCCGGAACTTTTTATTGGAAAACGCAAAAATTACAGAAAATGAGATTGTACTCGATTAA